The Euphorbia lathyris chromosome 8, ddEupLath1.1, whole genome shotgun sequence genome has a window encoding:
- the LOC136203527 gene encoding sugar carrier protein A isoform X1, whose amino-acid sequence MAGGGSIGPAGVAKERAEQYRGKVTPSVICACFVAAIGGSIFGYDIGISGGVTSMDAFLEKFFHGVYLKKKHAHENNYCKYDDQGLASFTSSLYLAGLVASLVAGPVTRIYGRRASIVCGGVSFLIGAVLNASAINLGMLLLGRIMLGIGIGFGNQAVPLYLSEMAPTHIRGGMNIMFQLATTFGIFIANMVNYGTQKLQPWGWRLSLGLAAVPALLMTVGGLLLPETPNSLIERGLHERGRKILEKIRGTKDVNAEFQDMLDASELANSIKHPFRNILKRKNRPQLVMAILMPAFQILTGINSILFYAPVLFQSLGFGGNASLYSSALTGAVLCSSTFISIATVDKLGRRFLLISGGIQMITCQVVVAIVLGVKFGDNEHLSKGVSVLVVVIICLFVVAFGWSWGPLGWTVPSEIFPLETRSAGQSITVAVNLLFTFIIAQSFLSLLCALKFGIFLFFAAWITLMTIFIFFFLPETKGIPIEEMIFLWRKHWFWKRLVQHDDDDHTTAHSIQLP is encoded by the exons ATGGCAGGAGGAGGCTCTATTGGACCGGCCGGCGTGGCCAAGGAGAGAGCAGAACAATATCGGGGGAAAGTTACTCCTTCTGTGATATGTGCATGTTTTGTCGCTGCTATTGGTGGCTCTATCTTTGGTTATGACATTGGAATTTCAG GAGGAGTGACATCAATGGATGCATTTCTTGAGAAATTTTTCCATGGTGTGTACTTAAAGAAGAAGCATGCACATGAAAACAATTACTGCAAATATGATGACCAAGGACTGGCCTCGTTCACTTCTTCACTCTACCTGGCCGGCCTAGTTGCATCTCTTGTGGCTGGTCCGGTTACCAGGATATACGGACGGCGTGCAAGTATTGTTTGCGGAGGTGTCAGTTTTCTAATTGGAGCAGTTCTAAATGCATCAGCTATTAACCTTGGAATGCTCCTGTTAGGCCGAATCATGCTTGGTATCGGCATTGGGTTTGGGAATCAGGCTGTTCCTTTGTATTTATCGGAGATGGCACCTACTCATATCCGTGGAGGAATGAATATTATGTTTCAGTTAGCAACTACATTTGGGATATTTATAGCCAATATGGTAAATTATGGAACACAAAAGTTGCAACCATGGGGATGGAGGTTATCTCTTGGATTAGCAGCAGTTCCGGCGCTGTTAATGACTGTGGGAGGGTTACTTCTGCCAGAGACTCCTAATAGTTTAATCGAAAGAGGGTTGCATGAGAGAGGGAGAAAGATTTTAGAGAAAATAAGAGGAACTAAAGATGTGAATGCTGAATTTCAGGACATGTTGGATGCAAGTGAATTGGCTAATTCAATTAAGCATCCTTTTAGAAACATACTTAAAAGGAAGAACAGACCTCAATTGGTTATGGCTATTCTGATGCCTGCTTTCCAAATTCTCACAGGCATTAATTCAATTCTGTTCTATGCTCCTGTTCTGTTTCAGAGTTTGGGGTTTGGAGGAAATGCTTCCCTTTACTCCTCTGCTTTGACTGGAGCTGTTCTTTGCTCTTCTACTTTTATTTCCATTGCAACTGTTGATAAATTAGGCAGAAGATTTTTGCTTATCAGCGGAGGTATTCAAATGATCACATGCCAG GTAGTAGTAGCAATAGTTCTGGGGGTAAAGTTCGGAGACAACGAGCATCTGTCAAAAGGAGTCTCGGTGTTGGTAGTAGTGATAATATGTCTATTCGTAGTAGCATTCGGATGGTCATGGGGTCCTCTTGGATGGACAGTGCCGAGTGAAATATTTCCACTTGAAACAAGATCAGCTGGGCAGAGTATTACAGTAGCAGTTAATCTATTATTTACATTCATAATAGCACAATCTTTCCTTTCCCTCCTTTGTGCACTTAAGTTTGGTATCTTTCTCTTCTTTGCTGCCTGGATTACTTTAATgaccatttttattttctttttcctacCTGAAACCAAAGGAATTCCAATAGAAGAGATGATATTCCTCTGGAGAAAACACTGGTTCTGGAAGAGATTAGTACaacatgatgatgatgatcataCTACTGCCCATTCCATCCAATTACCATAG
- the LOC136203527 gene encoding sugar carrier protein A isoform X2 has translation MAGGGSIGPAGVAKERAEQYRGKVTPSVICACFVAAIGGSIFGYDIGISGGVTSMDAFLEKFFHGVYLKKKHAHENNYCKYDDQGLASFTSSLYLAGLVASLVAGPVTRIYGRRASIVCGGVSFLIGAVLNASAINLGMLLLGRIMLGIGIGFGNQAVPLYLSEMAPTHIRGGMNIMFQLATTFGIFIANMVNYGTQKLQPWGWRLSLGLAAVPALLMTVGGLLLPETPNSLIERGLHERGRKILEKIRGTKDVNAEFQDMLDASELANSIKHPFRNILKRKNRPQLVMAILMPAFQILTGINSILFYAPVLFQSLGFGGNASLYSSALTGAVLCSSTFISIATVDKLGRRFLLISGGIQMITCQEFQ, from the exons ATGGCAGGAGGAGGCTCTATTGGACCGGCCGGCGTGGCCAAGGAGAGAGCAGAACAATATCGGGGGAAAGTTACTCCTTCTGTGATATGTGCATGTTTTGTCGCTGCTATTGGTGGCTCTATCTTTGGTTATGACATTGGAATTTCAG GAGGAGTGACATCAATGGATGCATTTCTTGAGAAATTTTTCCATGGTGTGTACTTAAAGAAGAAGCATGCACATGAAAACAATTACTGCAAATATGATGACCAAGGACTGGCCTCGTTCACTTCTTCACTCTACCTGGCCGGCCTAGTTGCATCTCTTGTGGCTGGTCCGGTTACCAGGATATACGGACGGCGTGCAAGTATTGTTTGCGGAGGTGTCAGTTTTCTAATTGGAGCAGTTCTAAATGCATCAGCTATTAACCTTGGAATGCTCCTGTTAGGCCGAATCATGCTTGGTATCGGCATTGGGTTTGGGAATCAGGCTGTTCCTTTGTATTTATCGGAGATGGCACCTACTCATATCCGTGGAGGAATGAATATTATGTTTCAGTTAGCAACTACATTTGGGATATTTATAGCCAATATGGTAAATTATGGAACACAAAAGTTGCAACCATGGGGATGGAGGTTATCTCTTGGATTAGCAGCAGTTCCGGCGCTGTTAATGACTGTGGGAGGGTTACTTCTGCCAGAGACTCCTAATAGTTTAATCGAAAGAGGGTTGCATGAGAGAGGGAGAAAGATTTTAGAGAAAATAAGAGGAACTAAAGATGTGAATGCTGAATTTCAGGACATGTTGGATGCAAGTGAATTGGCTAATTCAATTAAGCATCCTTTTAGAAACATACTTAAAAGGAAGAACAGACCTCAATTGGTTATGGCTATTCTGATGCCTGCTTTCCAAATTCTCACAGGCATTAATTCAATTCTGTTCTATGCTCCTGTTCTGTTTCAGAGTTTGGGGTTTGGAGGAAATGCTTCCCTTTACTCCTCTGCTTTGACTGGAGCTGTTCTTTGCTCTTCTACTTTTATTTCCATTGCAACTGTTGATAAATTAGGCAGAAGATTTTTGCTTATCAGCGGAGGTATTCAAATGATCACATGCCAG GAATTCCAATAG